A single region of the Brachypodium distachyon strain Bd21 chromosome 3, Brachypodium_distachyon_v3.0, whole genome shotgun sequence genome encodes:
- the LOC100841861 gene encoding uncharacterized protein LOC100841861, with product MEAAPRGGALGKRKEREYYSSTPEQQQALFPALPGKTELRRPSPLSRFAAKPTMPPPPSPQGGSSKLLAGYLAHEFLRFGTLLGERPAAASRKEPVMALPAPTPTPAPEPARRYAEASRLLMAGGPRIPGIVNPTQLGHWLRIKE from the coding sequence ATGGAAGCAGCGCCGCGTGGCGGCGCGCTCGGGAAGCGGAAGGAGCGCGAGTATTATTCGTCCACcccagagcagcagcaggcgctGTTCCCGGCGCTGCCAGGGAAAACAGAGCTACGCAGGCCGTCTCCCCTATCTCGGTTCGCCGCCAAGCCTACTATGCCGCCCCCGCCGTCACCCCAGGGCGGAAGCAGCAAGCTCCTCGCGGGGTACCTGGCGCACGAGTTCCTCAGGTTCGGCACGCTCCTCGGGGAGcggccggccgcggcgagccGAAAGGAGCCCGTCATGGCGCTCCCCGCGCCCACGCCCACGCCCGCACCCGAGCCGGCGAGGAGATATGCCGAGGCGTCGAGGCTTCTGATGGCGGGCGGTCCCCGGATCCCCGGCATCGTCAACCCGACGCAGCTCGGCCATTGGCTCCGGATAAAGGAGTGA